The following proteins come from a genomic window of Thermoproteus sp.:
- the hemA gene encoding glutamyl-tRNA reductase — protein MDVSMNLVDKLVGLSLTYRKLDSKKLGEIANRVRNVCASPKYPIFVLHTCNRVEVYLYDAPHEYVEEIKSYYAPYVDKVEVYRGVAAAQHLFAVAAGLDSMLIGETDVLGQLEEAYDSQVRKGTLKGLLKVVVEHAIHVGKKVRTSTGISRGPRSLSSLSVEYLKRLYGDLSAMAFCIVGAGSVGRGVAKELLESGAAKVVVLNRTVEKALDLPQIGIEVRPLTQETLRWCLLDFDVVYTAISSFEPVITSVPDGAKVKVIVDLGVPRNVASDLSVTVLTLDDMRGLAEEYNKLRRAEVERAWEIVKNDVALLETRLRKKWVDETISEIMATALSAAEEEGRRAGCEGAILAARSTAKRVLLPVVEQLKYMAENGNLELVRSIIEFLGNSYERRK, from the coding sequence ATGGACGTCTCTATGAACCTAGTCGACAAGCTAGTGGGGCTCTCCTTGACCTATAGGAAGCTGGACTCGAAGAAGCTCGGCGAGATAGCCAATAGGGTGCGGAATGTATGCGCCAGCCCCAAATACCCAATTTTCGTCCTACATACCTGCAATAGGGTCGAAGTCTACCTCTACGACGCGCCTCACGAATATGTGGAGGAGATAAAGTCCTACTATGCGCCCTATGTTGATAAAGTTGAGGTATATCGCGGCGTTGCGGCCGCCCAACACCTCTTTGCGGTTGCCGCCGGGCTCGACTCCATGTTGATAGGCGAGACCGACGTGTTGGGACAATTGGAAGAGGCCTACGACTCGCAGGTGAGGAAGGGCACCCTCAAGGGCCTGTTGAAAGTCGTCGTTGAACATGCAATACACGTGGGTAAGAAGGTGAGGACCTCTACAGGCATATCTAGAGGGCCGAGGAGTTTAAGCTCTCTTTCCGTTGAATATCTCAAGCGGCTTTATGGAGACCTTTCTGCGATGGCCTTTTGTATAGTCGGCGCGGGTTCCGTCGGGAGGGGCGTGGCTAAGGAGCTTCTAGAATCTGGCGCCGCCAAAGTGGTCGTGTTGAATAGAACGGTGGAGAAGGCCCTCGACCTACCTCAGATAGGGATAGAGGTGCGGCCCCTCACCCAAGAGACATTACGTTGGTGTCTCCTCGATTTCGATGTGGTCTACACCGCAATTAGTTCTTTCGAGCCCGTGATAACCTCGGTGCCGGACGGCGCCAAGGTCAAAGTGATAGTGGACTTGGGAGTCCCGCGTAACGTTGCCTCCGACCTCTCCGTGACGGTGCTCACTCTCGACGACATGAGGGGGCTCGCTGAGGAATACAATAAGTTGAGGAGAGCCGAAGTGGAGAGGGCTTGGGAGATTGTGAAGAACGACGTGGCTCTACTTGAAACGCGGCTCCGAAAGAAGTGGGTAGATGAGACAATTTCAGAGATCATGGCGACGGCTCTTTCAGCTGCTGAAGAGGAGGGGCGGAGGGCCGGATGCGAAGGAGCAATTCTGGCTGCCAGGTCGACGGCGAAGCGGGTATTACTGCCCGTAGTGGAGCAATTGAAATACATGGCCGAAAATGGAAACTTGGAGCTAGTCAGATCTATAATAGAGTTCTTAGGTAATAGTTATGAGCGTCGCAAGTAA
- a CDS encoding ATP-dependent DNA helicase produces the protein MERFFPYDQFRPFQRELASAILDGFRSGKIALVNAPTGLGKTSAALAAALTYAKEVDARVLYLVRTKNEMLQPLKELARLRARGVEVKYAFLRNKQDMCCYRELRGLPYAEFLAECRYLRALGKCKYYPPKPFEPGEALSPRAFVKAACEAGTCAYEAAKALALWADVVVATYFYAFSPRAEQWADLQRAVLVVDEAHSLLDSVASINSVVVTEGEVRRARADAERYGLQEAAATLYKAQRGLRELRPGPISIGDVLSLFDEPSAIEKAAVEAVKRRIDEGSTPYTPLVAVSEFVKTLRGAGRYLVLVEESEEGLRLRAVPYDVSRIVANVLSSAKAAALISGSLPVDLFAKAVPLPRPYRVFDVPLDSYIGAENFVAVVDRSVTSKYTSRGEEMYRALARRIAVAVAASPGGVLVVFPSYDLLKAVRRYLSFNIPLYVEARDTDLEEVELSSKFAVFAVAGGKLAEGVEYVRSGKNLLSTVVVVGVPYPERDYYLDKRVEELSPGLGPEGAWSAVYLYNAVVKVRQAVGRLFRSPGDRGALVFLDYRFLEPEVYIHLKDLLKGAKIVESEEELKRALDDFFTSS, from the coding sequence GTGGAGCGCTTTTTCCCATATGACCAGTTTAGGCCGTTCCAGAGGGAGCTTGCCTCGGCCATATTGGACGGCTTTAGGTCCGGCAAGATAGCGCTGGTAAACGCACCGACTGGCCTCGGCAAGACCTCGGCCGCGCTGGCCGCGGCTTTGACATATGCGAAGGAGGTCGACGCGAGGGTGTTGTATCTAGTCAGGACGAAAAACGAGATGTTGCAACCCCTTAAGGAGCTGGCCAGGCTGAGGGCCAGGGGGGTCGAGGTCAAGTATGCCTTCCTTAGGAACAAACAGGATATGTGTTGCTATAGGGAGCTGAGGGGGCTCCCATACGCCGAGTTCCTCGCCGAATGTAGATACCTAAGGGCTCTAGGGAAGTGCAAGTACTACCCCCCAAAGCCCTTCGAGCCCGGCGAGGCGTTGTCGCCTAGGGCGTTCGTCAAGGCGGCCTGCGAGGCGGGGACTTGCGCCTACGAGGCGGCGAAGGCGCTCGCACTGTGGGCTGACGTAGTCGTAGCCACGTATTTCTACGCCTTCAGCCCCCGGGCGGAGCAGTGGGCCGACTTGCAGAGGGCGGTCTTGGTTGTGGACGAGGCCCACTCCCTGCTGGACTCGGTCGCCTCTATCAACTCCGTCGTGGTGACCGAAGGGGAGGTGAGGAGGGCGAGGGCCGACGCAGAGCGCTACGGCCTACAGGAGGCCGCTGCTACTCTCTACAAGGCCCAGAGGGGCTTGAGGGAGCTCAGGCCGGGCCCCATCTCGATTGGCGATGTCCTCTCGCTTTTCGACGAGCCCTCCGCCATAGAGAAGGCCGCGGTGGAGGCTGTCAAAAGGAGGATAGACGAGGGCTCTACGCCCTACACGCCTCTCGTAGCCGTCTCCGAGTTCGTAAAGACGTTGAGGGGGGCTGGCAGATATTTAGTGTTGGTCGAGGAGTCGGAGGAGGGGCTTAGGCTGAGGGCCGTGCCCTACGACGTCTCTAGGATTGTCGCCAACGTGTTGAGCTCGGCGAAGGCCGCGGCGCTGATTAGCGGATCCCTGCCTGTGGACCTCTTCGCGAAGGCCGTGCCTCTGCCGAGGCCCTATAGGGTCTTCGACGTGCCTCTCGACAGCTATATAGGCGCCGAGAACTTCGTCGCCGTAGTCGACAGGTCTGTCACCTCTAAGTATACCTCTAGGGGCGAGGAGATGTATAGGGCCCTGGCGAGGAGGATTGCCGTAGCTGTTGCCGCCTCGCCGGGAGGAGTGCTCGTGGTGTTTCCCAGCTACGACCTCTTGAAGGCTGTGAGGAGGTACCTCTCCTTCAACATACCGCTCTACGTAGAGGCGAGAGACACAGACCTGGAGGAGGTCGAGCTCAGCTCTAAATTTGCCGTATTTGCGGTGGCCGGGGGGAAGCTGGCCGAGGGCGTGGAGTACGTGAGGAGCGGGAAGAACCTCCTCTCGACGGTGGTGGTGGTCGGCGTGCCCTACCCCGAGAGGGACTACTACCTCGACAAGAGGGTCGAAGAGCTCTCGCCCGGTCTGGGCCCCGAGGGCGCTTGGAGCGCCGTATATCTCTACAACGCCGTGGTGAAGGTCAGACAGGCGGTGGGCAGACTCTTCAGGTCGCCGGGAGACAGGGGGGCCCTGGTCTTTCTAGACTATAGGTTCTTAGAGCCCGAAGTCTATATCCACCTCAAGGACTTATTGAAGGGCGCCAAGATAGTAGAAAGTGAGGAGGAGCTCAAGAGGGCCCTCGACGACTTCTTTACTTCTTCTTAG
- a CDS encoding type IA DNA topoisomerase — MLIVAEKRSVAQAIAKYLGGTYSQFKVAGVSAYRFKYGVRPAVSLGLSGHILDFDFPQELNRWGAVDPAKLFDEIVVLTPRAETLKYLYALRSLAKGQDEVYLALDADSEGEAIAYEVVLQVRTVNPAARFKRVRFNAVTKKEIVQAFERPVDLDLKTVEKVFARMASDLTVGAAFTRLLTLSVRREDSKALPYGKFLSYGPCQTPVLGLVVSRELERMNFKPEEYFVVRAVVATEAGEFEAHSRPFKSREEAERALAEAKRARGVIAEAKYEEARVRPPVPLDTIELERRASRWLNIRAKAALDIAEELYRAGYISYPRTETTIYPPTLDLKAILEELAATPFAQYAERLLKGPLTPTRGTSDDRAHPPIHPTRGAQRGEIEARLGARGWKIYELVVRHFLATLSPPAVVERQKLVAAFGPLALEAEGRKIVSRGYWEVYPYEEEEEKPLPRAKRGDPAELVKAKVERRETEPPPRMTESELLRLMRRYGIGTDATMQDHIHTNVLRGYMKIAGGKCVPTPLGMSLATALMKHAKPIIDPQVRSKMESALQEIAAGRADPAKVMWAIREEFKSFYKALEGKREEIAGELVKALKELGRQKGAKS; from the coding sequence GTGCTTATAGTGGCCGAGAAGAGGTCTGTGGCGCAGGCCATAGCTAAATATCTAGGGGGGACCTACTCCCAGTTCAAAGTGGCGGGCGTGTCGGCCTATAGGTTTAAATACGGCGTCCGGCCCGCCGTCAGTTTAGGCCTCAGCGGCCACATATTGGATTTCGACTTCCCCCAAGAGCTCAACAGATGGGGCGCGGTGGACCCCGCCAAGCTCTTCGACGAGATTGTGGTGTTGACGCCGAGGGCCGAGACCTTGAAGTACCTATACGCCCTTAGGTCTCTCGCCAAGGGGCAGGACGAGGTGTATCTAGCCCTCGACGCGGACTCCGAGGGCGAGGCCATAGCCTACGAGGTGGTGCTACAGGTGAGGACCGTAAATCCCGCCGCGCGCTTCAAGAGGGTCCGCTTCAACGCGGTGACCAAAAAGGAGATAGTCCAGGCCTTCGAGAGGCCCGTCGACCTGGACCTAAAGACCGTGGAGAAGGTCTTCGCAAGGATGGCGAGCGACCTGACCGTAGGCGCGGCCTTCACCAGGCTCTTGACTCTCTCCGTGAGGAGGGAGGACTCGAAGGCTCTCCCCTACGGCAAGTTTTTGAGCTACGGCCCCTGCCAGACCCCCGTCCTCGGCCTCGTGGTCTCCAGAGAACTCGAAAGGATGAACTTCAAGCCGGAGGAGTACTTCGTGGTCAGGGCCGTCGTGGCCACAGAGGCAGGCGAGTTCGAGGCGCATTCGAGGCCCTTCAAGTCGCGGGAGGAGGCAGAGAGGGCCTTGGCTGAGGCCAAAAGGGCCAGGGGGGTAATCGCTGAGGCCAAATACGAGGAGGCCCGCGTGAGGCCGCCAGTTCCTCTAGACACCATAGAGCTTGAGAGGAGAGCCAGCAGGTGGCTGAACATAAGGGCTAAGGCCGCTCTGGACATAGCGGAGGAGCTCTATAGGGCCGGCTACATATCGTACCCCCGCACCGAGACGACGATCTACCCGCCCACTCTAGACCTCAAGGCCATATTGGAGGAGCTGGCCGCGACGCCATTCGCTCAATACGCCGAGAGGCTCCTCAAGGGGCCCTTGACGCCCACTAGAGGCACGTCCGACGATAGGGCCCATCCCCCGATACACCCCACGAGAGGCGCCCAGAGGGGGGAAATAGAGGCGAGGCTGGGGGCCAGGGGCTGGAAGATATACGAGCTCGTGGTGAGGCACTTCCTGGCCACTCTGAGCCCGCCGGCGGTGGTGGAGAGGCAGAAGCTGGTGGCGGCCTTCGGGCCCCTGGCGCTGGAGGCCGAGGGGAGGAAGATTGTGTCGAGGGGCTACTGGGAGGTATACCCCTACGAGGAGGAAGAGGAGAAGCCCCTCCCGAGGGCCAAGAGGGGTGACCCCGCCGAGTTGGTCAAGGCGAAGGTGGAGAGGAGGGAGACAGAGCCCCCGCCGAGGATGACCGAGTCGGAGCTCCTTAGGCTCATGAGGAGGTACGGCATAGGCACCGACGCCACCATGCAGGACCATATACACACCAACGTCTTGAGGGGCTACATGAAGATAGCTGGAGGCAAATGCGTGCCGACGCCTCTCGGCATGTCTCTGGCTACTGCCCTCATGAAGCACGCAAAGCCCATAATAGACCCCCAAGTCAGGTCAAAAATGGAGAGTGCCCTACAGGAGATAGCCGCGGGGAGGGCCGACCCAGCTAAGGTCATGTGGGCCATAAGGGAGGAGTTCAAGTCGTTCTACAAGGCGCTGGAGGGCAAGAGGGAGGAAATAGCGGGGGAGCTGGTTAAGGCCCTAAAGGAGCTGGGACGGCAAAAAGGTGCGAAAAGCTGA
- a CDS encoding diphthamide synthesis protein, with protein MEIDNLIVPDFVLSLLGPDVLVEAPPGFKRVALELARRTGAKVSGRPVWGSCDVGLQDAEALGLKRVVHLGHGVPPNIGHLLKKNTGGSLEKIDVDTYLLKARGVEAYFVPVYYVPPPSLPRPPAGKIYFPLPYRLIAEELALQHSMEVAREPITGCWVGEPPGGPAVVVSSGYFYPLAVKLFYPDVEVWGYDPFRGKSYSVEGEYRRLMGLKARAHLGGWKKAVVVVSRKPGQMQREEAERVAARLGAVVVEVDETSPELLDDLGADLVVNTACPRVGFDDLDRIKTPVVNLHELEGFKPQNIVRLL; from the coding sequence GTGGAGATCGACAACCTGATCGTGCCGGACTTCGTCCTCTCGTTGTTGGGGCCCGACGTCTTGGTGGAGGCCCCTCCAGGCTTCAAACGGGTCGCCTTGGAGCTGGCTAGGAGGACTGGCGCCAAGGTCTCGGGGAGGCCGGTCTGGGGCAGTTGCGACGTGGGGCTTCAAGACGCAGAGGCCTTGGGCCTCAAGAGAGTCGTCCATCTGGGCCACGGGGTGCCGCCCAATATAGGCCACCTCCTAAAGAAAAACACGGGGGGCTCTCTGGAGAAGATAGATGTAGACACCTACCTCCTCAAGGCCCGCGGCGTCGAGGCCTACTTCGTGCCTGTCTACTACGTCCCTCCGCCTTCCCTCCCCAGGCCTCCGGCCGGCAAGATATATTTCCCCTTGCCCTATAGGCTCATAGCGGAGGAGCTGGCCCTACAGCACTCCATGGAGGTGGCCAGGGAGCCCATAACTGGCTGTTGGGTCGGAGAGCCGCCGGGGGGCCCCGCCGTGGTCGTGTCGTCGGGCTATTTTTACCCCCTCGCCGTAAAGCTCTTCTACCCCGACGTCGAGGTCTGGGGCTACGACCCCTTTAGGGGGAAGTCCTACTCCGTCGAGGGGGAATACAGGAGGCTCATGGGGCTGAAGGCGAGGGCCCATTTGGGCGGGTGGAAGAAGGCCGTCGTGGTGGTCTCCAGGAAGCCGGGGCAGATGCAGAGGGAGGAGGCCGAGAGGGTCGCGGCGAGGCTCGGCGCCGTGGTGGTGGAGGTCGACGAGACGTCGCCCGAGCTGTTGGACGACTTGGGCGCCGACTTGGTCGTGAACACGGCCTGCCCCCGCGTGGGCTTCGACGACCTCGACAGGATAAAGACCCCAGTGGTGAACCTACACGAGCTGGAGGGCTTCAAGCCCCAGAACATAGTGCGCCTCCTCTAA
- a CDS encoding HepT-like ribonuclease domain-containing protein → MSINSARRSTCFKYRPNRFIAVRAASALGFNVEGYIDAGVKLRAAGLLSDDELNRYRAAVRFRNIAVHQYGVVDPNVVARIVRNREYRELAKIGLKVYEELKKRGLDP, encoded by the coding sequence ATGTCTATAAATTCAGCGCGGCGGTCCACCTGCTTCAAGTACAGGCCCAATCGCTTTATAGCGGTGAGGGCCGCCTCGGCGCTCGGCTTTAACGTAGAGGGCTATATAGACGCGGGCGTCAAGCTGAGGGCCGCGGGCCTTCTGAGCGACGACGAGCTGAATAGGTATAGGGCGGCGGTCAGGTTTAGGAACATCGCGGTGCATCAATACGGCGTGGTCGACCCGAACGTAGTTGCGAGGATTGTAAGGAACAGGGAGTATAGGGAGCTCGCCAAAATCGGGCTTAAGGTATATGAGGAGCTGAAGAAAAGGGGCCTCGACCCCTAA
- a CDS encoding nucleotidyltransferase domain-containing protein: MDLRDFPWGRYGVIFAVLYGSRAWGGAVKGDWDVAAMLEDPEADIDLQYALARFLGGLEMTRWTS; this comes from the coding sequence ATGGATCTGAGAGACTTCCCCTGGGGCAGATACGGCGTGATATTCGCCGTGCTCTACGGCTCTAGGGCGTGGGGCGGCGCGGTCAAGGGCGATTGGGACGTGGCCGCGATGTTGGAGGACCCGGAGGCCGACATAGACTTACAGTATGCTCTCGCGAGGTTTTTGGGGGGGTTAGAGATGACGAGGTGGACCTCCTAG
- a CDS encoding ketopantoate reductase family protein, with the protein MRVYRSVEFGIVGMGSVGTLLAYFLNSAGIVPYAVARTPRARYVLRIRGEEHEVHVRLVERLPPAVSFSLVAVKAYDTESVLGLISGVPVVFQNGIGGLELVRERLGRGLGAVVTYGATRRGGVVELRGFGEFILPEEAGALADILKAGGASVRVVADVEPYRWLKVAVNAAINPITAVLGVKNGFVAEDPHARAVALSAAREAAVVAERLGVRLPADPIEETLRVASATRDNCSSMLQDLSAGGRTEVDYINGAVVKYGARVGVEAPVNFALWSLVKALESTRSFKGHGCLAS; encoded by the coding sequence ATGCGCGTATATAGGTCCGTGGAGTTCGGGATAGTGGGCATGGGGTCCGTGGGGACTCTCCTCGCCTACTTCTTGAACTCGGCCGGGATCGTGCCGTACGCGGTGGCGAGGACCCCCAGGGCCAGATACGTCTTACGGATTAGAGGTGAGGAGCACGAAGTACACGTGAGGCTCGTGGAGAGGCTTCCGCCGGCGGTCTCCTTCTCCCTAGTTGCCGTCAAGGCCTACGACACTGAGTCTGTCCTCGGCCTCATCTCGGGGGTCCCTGTGGTATTCCAAAACGGGATCGGGGGCCTCGAGCTCGTCAGGGAAAGGTTGGGGAGGGGCCTCGGCGCGGTTGTGACATACGGCGCCACGAGGAGGGGCGGCGTAGTGGAGTTGAGGGGCTTCGGCGAGTTCATCCTGCCGGAGGAAGCGGGCGCGCTGGCCGATATCCTTAAGGCGGGCGGCGCCTCTGTGAGGGTCGTGGCCGACGTGGAGCCCTACCGATGGCTGAAGGTAGCCGTCAACGCGGCGATAAATCCCATCACGGCCGTTCTCGGCGTTAAGAACGGCTTCGTGGCCGAAGACCCCCACGCCCGCGCCGTCGCGCTGTCGGCCGCCAGAGAGGCCGCAGTAGTTGCGGAGAGGCTCGGCGTGAGGCTCCCCGCCGACCCAATCGAGGAGACTTTGCGTGTGGCCTCGGCGACGCGGGACAACTGCTCCTCTATGCTTCAAGACCTGTCGGCCGGCGGGAGGACCGAGGTGGACTACATAAACGGCGCCGTGGTGAAATACGGCGCGAGGGTCGGCGTGGAGGCCCCCGTCAATTTCGCCCTTTGGTCTCTCGTCAAGGCGTTGGAGTCCACGAGAAGCTTTAAAGGCCATGGCTGTCTAGCGTCGTGA
- a CDS encoding alcohol dehydrogenase catalytic domain-containing protein: MNIPIKMKAAVYRAPGLPLEVSEVPTPSPGEGEVLIKVAATGICHTDLHVLDGELIPPPEGFILGHEVSGWVVEFGPRCENPHGLSPGDPVVVSWLIPCGKCSYCARGQENYCPYAAARMPGLLGLNGGHAEYMVVPEAAVFPIPKGLDVHTAAVISCAYGTAYRALREAGVGPGTSIVVIGTGGVGLAAIELASALGANPIIAVDVRSQSLEKARELGATHLVDASSGDPVSKIREYLPQGADVVHEAKPNPDLKIAREVVRRGGAIVVTGLGMSTIEIPASHLVMNGIRIIGSLGYKPRVDIPELLSLAATGKIRPQRLVSHSYQPHEVNQAYENLRRGLHHRAIVVWSR, from the coding sequence ATGAATATACCCATCAAGATGAAGGCAGCGGTCTACAGAGCACCCGGCCTGCCCCTCGAGGTTTCGGAAGTGCCCACGCCCTCTCCAGGAGAGGGCGAGGTGTTAATTAAAGTGGCCGCGACGGGGATATGCCATACTGATCTCCATGTGCTTGACGGCGAGCTGATACCGCCGCCCGAGGGCTTCATATTGGGCCATGAGGTGTCCGGCTGGGTCGTAGAATTTGGCCCTCGTTGCGAAAATCCGCACGGCTTGTCGCCAGGAGATCCGGTAGTCGTCTCGTGGTTGATACCTTGCGGCAAATGTAGTTATTGCGCTAGAGGACAGGAGAACTACTGCCCATATGCCGCGGCCAGGATGCCCGGGCTGTTGGGTCTCAACGGCGGACATGCAGAATATATGGTGGTCCCCGAGGCGGCGGTGTTCCCCATACCCAAGGGGTTGGACGTCCACACGGCGGCAGTCATTTCTTGCGCATATGGGACGGCCTATAGGGCGTTGAGAGAGGCCGGGGTGGGACCTGGCACCTCAATAGTCGTCATAGGGACAGGCGGCGTGGGGCTTGCCGCAATAGAGCTGGCCTCAGCTCTCGGCGCAAATCCCATAATTGCCGTCGATGTGAGGTCTCAATCGTTAGAGAAGGCCAGAGAGCTCGGCGCTACCCACCTCGTAGATGCGTCGTCGGGCGATCCGGTTTCTAAAATAAGAGAGTATTTGCCGCAGGGCGCGGATGTGGTACATGAAGCCAAGCCCAATCCAGACCTAAAAATAGCCCGGGAGGTCGTGAGGAGGGGTGGCGCCATCGTCGTGACGGGGCTCGGCATGTCGACTATCGAAATTCCCGCGAGCCATTTAGTGATGAACGGCATAAGGATAATTGGTAGTCTGGGCTACAAGCCGAGAGTAGACATACCGGAGCTCTTATCCCTGGCGGCGACCGGGAAGATAAGGCCGCAGAGACTCGTCTCGCATAGTTACCAGCCTCATGAGGTGAACCAAGCCTATGAGAACTTAAGGCGTGGGCTACATCACCGGGCGATAGTTGTCTGGAGTCGTTGA
- a CDS encoding Fis family transcriptional regulator, translated as MAKFPSREWADSFCSALNRSSEYKSTAAKWEGDIVFLAINIPLDVGVGAVAAMKFYLKHGMCLGYEFYPGDSAQLADAPYILEADYRTWLDVIAGRLQPIPAMLLGKIRVKRGSLAVLAQYAPAALAMIKTAQEVGV; from the coding sequence ATGGCAAAATTTCCTAGCAGAGAGTGGGCAGATTCTTTCTGTTCGGCGTTAAATCGATCCTCTGAATACAAATCTACGGCGGCCAAATGGGAGGGCGACATAGTCTTCCTGGCGATCAATATACCTCTTGACGTTGGCGTGGGTGCCGTAGCCGCCATGAAGTTCTATTTAAAGCATGGCATGTGTCTCGGCTATGAGTTCTATCCAGGCGATTCAGCTCAACTGGCCGACGCCCCCTATATCCTCGAGGCCGACTATAGGACTTGGCTCGACGTAATAGCTGGGAGGCTCCAGCCAATACCGGCGATGTTGCTCGGAAAGATAAGAGTGAAAAGGGGGAGCCTTGCGGTTTTGGCGCAATACGCGCCGGCGGCCCTCGCCATGATAAAAACAGCCCAAGAGGTTGGGGTGTGA
- a CDS encoding APC family permease produces MPEGEVKLRRSLTMLDYFMLSLTGMVGSGWLFAALGAAGAMGPAAVLSWIIAGILFIFLVFSFAELGGLFPFSGALARYNHYSHGVLSNYLLAWAYTLGAITTLSVEAVSIVEYASYYAPQLWDSTNGVLTPLGVAVAVALLLLFFLIQVVGVHIYGWFNRFITAWKIIVPLATVVLLMALYFHPDYITGNLPGGFAPYGYEALFSGMIASGIVWAYQGFRQGLEYAGEGKNPQRDVPLGVIAAILVTMALYVLLQIAFIGAVNWQAAGVQPGDWHDLANSNWGAHPFVSEAMATGIPILVGLAYLLLTDAVISPAGTLAVYVGTAGRNLYGMSRMGYIPGTFSKIHGSFRTPWIALLAATIIAMVFLVPHPEWYAIMSYSVTVTLYGYLMGGLTNHALRRLAPDLKRPFNPPAWQVFYPLSFLVSSLLIYWSSWPYVDAAIVSALIGLPLLLLGPYKEVMKMSRTSAIAFSIAYWAVLAAIVAVWHLGLLSGLGPMASFAVYWAVLSLLQIAAFVYLWLKSRHPDVKAAAWVPAFNIALGAMSYVGSLGNLQTPLVPYPWDYVAWSVVTLIIYYVAVRLAYETPDLKEVRTRGLPVE; encoded by the coding sequence ATGCCCGAAGGAGAGGTGAAATTGAGGAGGTCTCTGACGATGTTGGACTACTTTATGCTTTCGCTGACTGGCATGGTGGGCTCCGGCTGGCTCTTCGCCGCATTGGGGGCCGCCGGCGCCATGGGGCCAGCCGCTGTGTTGTCTTGGATTATAGCGGGGATCCTCTTCATATTTTTGGTCTTTTCCTTCGCCGAGCTGGGCGGCCTCTTCCCCTTCAGCGGGGCCCTGGCCAGGTACAACCACTACAGCCACGGCGTTTTGAGCAACTACCTATTGGCTTGGGCCTACACCCTCGGCGCCATAACTACCCTCTCCGTAGAGGCAGTCTCCATTGTGGAGTACGCCAGCTACTACGCGCCTCAACTCTGGGACTCCACAAACGGCGTGTTGACCCCCCTCGGCGTGGCCGTGGCGGTGGCCCTCCTGTTGCTCTTCTTCTTGATACAGGTGGTGGGAGTCCACATATATGGGTGGTTCAACCGCTTTATAACCGCCTGGAAGATCATAGTGCCTCTAGCCACCGTCGTGCTCCTCATGGCGCTCTATTTCCACCCAGACTACATCACGGGCAACTTGCCGGGCGGCTTCGCGCCTTACGGCTACGAGGCGCTGTTCTCGGGGATGATCGCGTCGGGCATAGTCTGGGCCTATCAAGGCTTTAGGCAGGGCCTGGAATACGCGGGAGAGGGGAAGAACCCCCAGAGGGACGTGCCTCTAGGCGTAATCGCGGCCATATTGGTCACCATGGCCCTCTACGTCTTGCTCCAAATTGCATTTATAGGCGCCGTGAACTGGCAGGCCGCCGGAGTGCAACCAGGCGACTGGCACGACCTCGCCAATTCCAACTGGGGAGCCCATCCCTTCGTCAGCGAGGCCATGGCGACCGGCATACCCATATTGGTCGGCTTGGCCTACCTCCTTCTGACCGACGCCGTGATTTCGCCCGCGGGGACCCTTGCGGTATATGTGGGCACAGCCGGCAGGAACCTATACGGCATGAGCAGAATGGGCTACATACCGGGGACCTTCTCGAAGATACATGGGAGCTTTAGGACCCCCTGGATAGCCCTGTTGGCCGCGACGATAATAGCCATGGTCTTCTTGGTGCCGCACCCAGAATGGTACGCCATAATGTCCTACTCGGTCACCGTAACTCTCTACGGCTACCTAATGGGCGGGCTGACGAACCACGCCTTGAGACGTCTCGCGCCGGACCTCAAGAGGCCCTTCAACCCGCCCGCCTGGCAGGTCTTCTATCCCTTGAGCTTCTTGGTGTCGTCCCTATTGATATATTGGTCCTCTTGGCCCTACGTCGACGCCGCAATAGTCAGCGCCCTTATAGGCCTGCCGCTTCTGCTCCTCGGACCCTACAAGGAAGTGATGAAGATGTCCAGAACTTCCGCCATCGCCTTCTCTATAGCCTACTGGGCCGTCCTCGCGGCCATTGTGGCCGTCTGGCATTTAGGCCTCCTGTCGGGACTCGGCCCCATGGCCTCATTCGCCGTATATTGGGCCGTCCTCTCCCTATTGCAGATAGCCGCCTTCGTCTATCTCTGGCTCAAATCTAGACACCCCGACGTAAAGGCGGCGGCTTGGGTGCCCGCCTTCAACATAGCGCTCGGCGCCATGTCCTACGTGGGCTCTCTAGGCAACCTCCAGACGCCTCTAGTGCCCTACCCCTGGGACTACGTGGCGTGGTCCGTCGTCACGTTGATCATATACTACGTCGCCGTGCGTTTAGCCTACGAGACTCCCGACCTCAAGGAGGTAAGGACTAGAGGCCTCCCAGTCGAATAA